One genomic region from Xylocopa sonorina isolate GNS202 chromosome 8, iyXylSono1_principal, whole genome shotgun sequence encodes:
- the LOC143426393 gene encoding pseudouridylate synthase TRUB2, mitochondrial, whose product MLTETVSKFVDDARLVYKALNGVFLVYKPPLMNYNAMRETIIRNLCRDLNDMKVRPQMKYIGIEGPTNKERRIIVRNSFADHPLVVGPRYQPNDFRLAATKIMQPDVSGVLVCGINDGNRWIHRIRESQDLRFYKVKGQLGQATDNYFHTGKIVEKATYAHVRRGHIDKLCSSMQSSHQRKMFELSGVDIQSQAAYELALKGPIRPANRNIPMIYTIKCIDFSPPEFTLEIVCTNEYDMYLKSIVHELGLQLRSCATCTQIHCAQDGLFNIKYALLSKHWTLEEIVNCMKICRRLIEQNPDILHQEDPELKEPTGDTRNVPISSIE is encoded by the exons ATGTTAACAGAAACGGTGTCCAAATTTGTGGATGACGCCAGACTTGTATACAAGGCACTAAATGGTGTATTTCTTGTTTACAAACCACCACTCATGAACTATAATGCAATGAGAGAAACAATAATTAGAAATTTATGCAGAG ATCTAAATGATATGAAAGTGCGGCCGCAGATGAAATACATAGGTATAGAAGGTCCAACAAACAAAGAAAGAAGAATTATTGTCCGAAACAGTTTCGCGGACCATCCATTAGTAGTAGGACCTCGTTATCAACCAAATGACTTTAGATTAGCAGCTACAAAAATTATGCAGCCAGATGTGTCCGGCGTTTTAGTTTGTGGGATCAATGACGGTAATAGATGGATACATCGAATAAGGGAATCTCAAGATTTAAGATTTTACAAAGTAAAAGGACAGCTAGGGCAAGCTACGGATAATTACTTTCATACTGGAAAAATAGTAGAGAAAGCTACTTATGCTCATGTAAGGCGTGGTCATATTGATAAGTTATGTAGCTCGATGCAATCCTCTCATCAAAGAAAAATGTTTGA GCTCTCTGGAGTGGATATTCAAAGTCAAGCTGCATATGAACTAGCTCTTAAAGGTCCAATTAGACCAGCAAATCGTAATATTCCTATGATATATACTATTAAATGCATAGACTTTTCGCCTCCAGAATTTACATTGG AGATTGTTTGCACAAACGAATACGACATGTATCTGAAAAGTATAGTTCATGAACTAGGATTGCAACTTCGTAGTTGTGCTACTTGTACTCAGATACACTGTGCACAAGATGGTTTATTTAATATAAAGTATGCGTTGCTATCAAAGCATTGGACTTTAGAAGAAATTGTGAATTGCATGAAAATATGTCGACGTCTGATTGAACAAAATCCGGATATATTGCATCAAGAAGATCCTGAGTTAAAAGAACCTACTGGCGACACTAGAAATGTCCCTATTAGTAGCATTGAATAA
- the Drosha gene encoding ribonuclease 3 drosha, whose product MANLPPNVGQPYFWGSGVSQPQNMGYYSVPPPNFPPPNFRQPPPSYNMPVPALPENKPANFVQPYHSMGNCYQTEVSNSYHDVPYQNQTELQCNNQSYGISNYSQPVPGNFNSTWDDRNGYHSNNSTEWNSSNYSSDWNKPQDSKASWYETNKAQEDNTKSGYKKYNDSPKSRRSEWRYRDRESSNSHSFSKKRSRSPESRSRECRSSRSPYRSRHDSQRDRYSKYLKIRSTSREHMHSEEDSERRSLYRKSNLHSQSRSQRSYMNYRGRKRSRSQESYSSRTTSPNSTSIPKRDPTERELLLEKYRQDYCATSKDMERKMDELSAMGPEGIMENARKVWTRTAPADLYYTRDESNPKIMRGTLKLHELCELFKKILLDRAAGARALQPPYEPPPRKTRARLCRHKSEACSSSSSDSDSSMDEDDRTMEELMAKKQHPQRLHPEMWFNDPGEMNDGPLCRCSAKSRRSGIRHGIYAGEGAINKCDVNSNNADKLYHYRITISPPTNFLTKTPTIIKHDEHEFIFEGFSMLSHFPLVKLPTCKVIRFNIEYTILYIDEKLPENFTIRELDYFQTYLFKEILELVDFDLQAAQNKSGCGQFHFMPRFVRDLADNGQEILSMNEVLNYLIKSSKLLIDPDDLPRLVDMPQYKWQNFADEVKGMIVTYPAKKPCSVRVDQLDRNQTDQPSGIIAYPEIVHFGIRPPQLSYAGNADYQKAWRDYVKFRHLLANMPKPSFEDKRKLEAKENKLQELRTQSKMKRDVTVDVSSEGFHRTGIMCDIVQHAMLIPVLVCHLRFHKSLDNLERTLGYEFKNRYLLQLALTHPSYRENFGTNPDHARNSLTNCGIRQPEYGDRRIHYMNTRKRGINTLINIMSRFGARTETESSIAHNERLEFLGDAVVEFLTSIHLFHMFPDLEEGGLATYRAAIVQNQHLAVLAKKLNLEEYMLYAHGSDLCHDLELRHAMANCFEALMGSLFLDGGIEVADRVFGETLFKDEEDLGKVWVNYPKHPLQEQEPTGDRQWIPSFELLQKLTKFEESIGIEFTHIRLLARAFTDRSIGYTNLTLGSNQRLEFLGDTVLQLIVSEYLYKYFPEHHEGHLSLLRSSLVNNKTQAVVCDDLGMTQYALYGNPKAELKTKDRADLLEAFLGALYVDKGLEYCRVFCDVCFFPRLQDFIMNQDWNDPKSKLQQCCLTLRTMDGGEPDIPVYKVIECKGPTNTRVYTVAVYFQGKRLAKASGHSIQEAEMNSAKEALEKSQDLFPQLDHQKRVIAKSMKMQQWPNKHKTRGRSMKPTDKHDDSDSTQRSKRSRSEA is encoded by the exons ATGGCAAACCTTCCACCAAACGTCGGGCAGCCCTATTTTTGGGGTTCTGGAGTTTCTCAACCACAAAACATGGGATATTATTCTGTACCACCTCCAAATTTTCCACCGCCAAATTTCAGACAACCACCGCCGTCTTACAACATGCCTGTTCCTGCTTTGCCCGAGAACAAGCCTGCCAATTTTGTTCAGCCGTATCATTCGATGGGAAATTGCTATCAAACCGAAGTTTCAAATTCTTACCATGACGTTCCTTATCAGAATCAAACAGAGTTACAGTGTAACAATCAAAGTTATGGGATATCCAATTATTCTCAACCTGTACCAGGAAACTTTAACTCAACTTGGGATGATAGAAATGGATATCATAGTAATAATAGTACCGAATGGAATTCTAGTAACTATTCCTCTGATTGGAATAAACCACAAGATAGTAAAGCTTCTTGGTATGAGACAAATAAAGCACAAGAAGATAATACCAAATCTGGGTATAAAAAATATAACGACTCTCCGAAAAGTAGAAGATCCGAATGGAGATACAGGGACAGAGAATCTTCTAATAGTCATTCATTTAGTAAGAAACGTTCCAGGAGCCCTGAGAGCAGATCAAGAGAGTGTAGATCGAGCAGATCGCCATATAGATCAAGACACGATTCTCAGAGAGATCGATACTCAAAGTATCTTAAAATTAGATCAACTTCTAGAGAACATATGCACAGTGAGGAAGACTCAGAAAGGAGATCGTTGTACAGAAAAAGTAATTTACATTCCCAGTCGCGTTCTCAGAGATCATATATGAACTATAGAGGCAGGAAAAGATCAAGATCTCAAGAATCTTATTCGTCTAGAACTACCAGTCCCAATAGTACTTCTATTCCTAAAAGGGATCCAACTGAGAGAGAACTGTTATTAGAAAAATACAG GCAAGACTATTGTGCAACAAGCAAAGATATGGAACGTAAAATGGATGAACTCTCTGCGATGGGACCTGAAGGTATTATGGAAAATGCGAGAAAAGTTTGGACACGCACTGCACCAGCAGATTTGTATTATACTAGGGATGAAAGTAATCCAAAAATAATGAGAGGTACACTTAAATTGCACGAATTGTGTGAATTATTCAAGAAAATTTTACTGGACAGAGCTGCAGGTGCAAGAGCATTGCag CCTCCATATGAGCCACCTCCAAGAAAAACTAGAGCTCGTTTATGTAGACATAAATCTGAAGCATGCAGTAGTTCGTCTTCCGATAGTGATAGCTCGATGGACGAAGACGATAGGACAATGGAAGAATTAATGGCGAAAAAGCAACATCCCCAGAGATTACATCCTGAAATGTGGTTTAATGATCCTGGAGAA ATGAATGATGGGCCGTTGTGTAGGTGTAGTGCAAAATCGAGAAGATCTGGTATTAGACATGGGATATATGCCGGAGAAGGTGCAATAAATAAGTGTGATGTAAATTCGAATAATGCCGACAAGTTGTATCATTATCGAATAACAATCAGTCCGCCAACTAATTTTCTTACTAAGACGCCGACAATTATTAAGCACGATGAGCATGAATTTATATTCGAAGGATTTTCTATGCTTTCACATTTCCCTCTTGTAAAATTGCCAACCTGTAAAGTGATACGATTCAACATAGAGTATACAATTCTTTATATCGACGAAAAGTTACCGGAAAATTTCACTATTCGAGAATTAGATTATTTTC AAACGTATTTGTTCAAGGAAATTTTAGAACTCGTAGACTTCGATTTACAAGCCGCACAAAATAAATCCGGTTGTGGACAATTCCACTTTATGCCAAGATTCGTGCGTGATTTAGCCGACAATGGTCAGGAGATATTATCAATGAACGAGGTTTTAAATTACTTAATAAAGAGCAGCAAGTTGTTGATAGATCCGGATGATCTACCTAGGTTGGTAGATATGCCGCAGTATAAATGGCAAAATTTTGCCGACGAAGTAAAGGGTATGATCGTTACATATCCCGCGAAGAAACCGTGCAGTGTTCGCGTAGATCAGTTGGATAGGAATCAAACTGATCAACCATCTGGGATAATCGCTTATCCTGAAATTGTACATTTTGGAATCAGACCACCGCAGCTTAGTTACGCAGGAAACGCAGA CTATCAGAAAGCATGGAGAGATTACGTGAAATTTCGTCATTTATTGGCAAACATGCCAAAACCATCGTTCGAAGATAAGAGAAAGTTAGAAGCGAAAGAAAATAAGCTTCAAGAATTGAGGACCCAGAGCAAAATGAAACGCGATGTTACCGTGGACGTTAGTTCCGAAGGATTTCACAGGACTGGAATAATGTGCGATATAGTACAACATGCTATGCTAATTCCAGTACTTGTGTGTCATCTACGATTTCATAAGTCATTAGACAATTTGGAGCGCACATTAGGCTATGAATTTAAAAATAGGTACCTTCTTCAATTGGCACTTACGCATCCCAGTTATCGTGAAAACTTTGGTACAAATCCGGATCATGCACGGAACTCTTTAACCAACTGCGGAATAAGACAGCCTGAATATGGTGATCGTCGAATACATTATATGAATACTCGTAAACGTGGTATTAATACATTAATTAACATAATGTCGAGATTCGGGGCAAGAACCGAAACGGAATCTTCAATAGCGCACAATGAAAGATTGGAATTCTTAGGAGACGCGGTGGTCGAGTTTCTTACGTCGATTCACTTGTTTCACATGTTCCCCGATTTAGAGGAAGGCGGCTTAGCTACTTATAGAGCGGCTATCGTTCAGAATCAGCATCTCGCTGTTTTAGCAAAAAAGTTGAATTTGGAAGAATACATGCTCTACGCGCACGGTAGTGATCTTTGCCACGATTTAGAACTGCGGCACGCAATGGCGAATTGTTTCGAGGCCTTGATGGGTTCGTTGTTTCTCGACGGAGGTATAGAGGTTGCCGATAGGGTTTTCGGAGAAACGTTGTTTAAAGATGAAGAAGACCTTGGGAAAGTTTGGGTAAATTATCCGAAACATCCTTTGCAAGAACAGGAACCGACTGGTGACAGGCAATGGATACCAAGTTTCGAACTATTACAG AAATTAACAAAGTTCGAAGAATCCATTGGTATTGAGTTTACACACATCCGTCTTTTGGCTAGAGCATTTACCGATCGCAGTATAGGATACACAAATTTAACTTTGGGTTCTAATCAACGTTTAGAATTCTTGGGAGACACTGTGTTACAACTTATAGTCTCTGAATATTTGTACAAATATTTCCCAGAGCATCACGAAGGACATTTATCC CTATTACGAAGTTCACTTGTAAATAATAAAACTCAAGCTGTCGTATGCGACGACTTAGGGATGACGCAGTATGCGCTTTATGGTAATCCGAAGGCTGAGTTGAAGACAAAGGACAGAGCAGATTTATTGGAAGCATTTTTAGGAGCTCTTTATGTTGATAAAGGCTTAGAATATTGTCGTGTATTCTGTGATGTATGTTTCTTCCCACGTTTACAGGACTTCATCATGAATCAAGATTGGAACGATCCGAAGAGTAAATTACAACAATGTTGTTTGACGCTAAGAACAATGGATGGTGGAGAACCTGATATTCCCGTGTACAA AGTAATTGAATGTAAAGGACCAACAAATACAAGAGTTTATACAGTCGCCGTATACTTTCAAGGAAAACGATTAGCGAAAGCATCAGGTCATAGTATTCAAGAAGCAGAGATGAATTCAGCGAAAGAAGCTTTGGAAAAATCTCAGG ATTTGTTCCCGCAATTAGATCATCAAAAACGTGTAATAGCGAAAAGCATGAAAATGCAACAGTGGCCAAACAAACATAAAACAAGAGGAAGATCTATGAAACCAACGGACAAGCACGATGATTCTGATTCCACTCAACGATCTAAAAGGAGTCGCAGCGAAGCATAA
- the Rab9 gene encoding RAS oncogene family member Rab9 isoform X2 produces the protein MSGSNSTTVGTLRGNNLQNRNSQRSTLLKVVILGDGGVGKSCLMNRFVSNHFDEHSFHTIGVEFLNKDIEINGEAYTLQIWDTAGQERFKTLRTPFYRGSDICLLTYAVDDRTSFKNLALWRSEFLYYADVQEGSSFPFIVVGNKVDVPDPEKQVSTEEAQAWCAENGDPPLVETSAKDATNVEAAFGAAVAAWAQLEARLERPLVEDTVDLSKQQSPHRSSCCMPVSGAEIQL, from the exons ATGTCAGGAAGCAATTCGACCACAGTAGGTACACTTAGAGGTAATAATTTACAAAATCGGAATTCTCAAAGATCAACACTTTTAAAAGTGGTGATTCTGGGTGACGGTGGTGTTGGCAAGTCTTGTCTTATGAACAGATTTGTGTCAAATCATTTTGACGAACATAGTTTCCACACAATTGGAGTAGAATTTTTAAATAAGGACATTGAAATTAACGGGGAGGCATATACGCTGCAAATATGGGATACAGCTGGACAAGAAAGATTTAAGACTCTTAGAACCCCATTTTACAGAGGTTCTGATATTTGCCTATTAACTTATGCTGTGGATGATAGAACAAGCTTTAAAAATTTAGCACTTTGGAGATCTGAATTTCTTTATTATGCCGATGTTCAAGAAGGATCATCATTTCCATTTATAGTAGTTGGAAATAAA GTAGACGTTCCGGATCCAGAGAAGCAAGTTTCTACGGAAGAAGCTCAAGCTTGGTGCGCGGAAAATGGAGATCCTCCGCTAgtagaaacatctgcaaaggatgcAACCAACGTTGAGGCAGCTTTTGGTGCAGCTGTTGCTGCTTGGGCACAACTCGAAGCTAGGCTAGAAAGACCGTTAGTGGAAGATACCGTTGACCTTTCTAAGCAACAATCTCCTCATCGTTCGAGTTGTTGTATGCCTGTGTCTGGTGCTGA aatacaactgtaa
- the Rab9 gene encoding RAS oncogene family member Rab9 isoform X1 — MSGSNSTTVGTLRGNNLQNRNSQRSTLLKVVILGDGGVGKSCLMNRFVSNHFDEHSFHTIGVEFLNKDIEINGEAYTLQIWDTAGQERFKTLRTPFYRGSDICLLTYAVDDRTSFKNLALWRSEFLYYADVQEGSSFPFIVVGNKVDVPDPEKQVSTEEAQAWCAENGDPPLVETSAKDATNVEAAFGAAVAAWAQLEARLERPLVEDTVDLSKQQSPHRSSCCMPVSGAELTIMI, encoded by the exons ATGTCAGGAAGCAATTCGACCACAGTAGGTACACTTAGAGGTAATAATTTACAAAATCGGAATTCTCAAAGATCAACACTTTTAAAAGTGGTGATTCTGGGTGACGGTGGTGTTGGCAAGTCTTGTCTTATGAACAGATTTGTGTCAAATCATTTTGACGAACATAGTTTCCACACAATTGGAGTAGAATTTTTAAATAAGGACATTGAAATTAACGGGGAGGCATATACGCTGCAAATATGGGATACAGCTGGACAAGAAAGATTTAAGACTCTTAGAACCCCATTTTACAGAGGTTCTGATATTTGCCTATTAACTTATGCTGTGGATGATAGAACAAGCTTTAAAAATTTAGCACTTTGGAGATCTGAATTTCTTTATTATGCCGATGTTCAAGAAGGATCATCATTTCCATTTATAGTAGTTGGAAATAAA GTAGACGTTCCGGATCCAGAGAAGCAAGTTTCTACGGAAGAAGCTCAAGCTTGGTGCGCGGAAAATGGAGATCCTCCGCTAgtagaaacatctgcaaaggatgcAACCAACGTTGAGGCAGCTTTTGGTGCAGCTGTTGCTGCTTGGGCACAACTCGAAGCTAGGCTAGAAAGACCGTTAGTGGAAGATACCGTTGACCTTTCTAAGCAACAATCTCCTCATCGTTCGAGTTGTTGTATGCCTGTGTCTGGTGCTGA ACTCACAATCATGATCTAA
- the Ctr1a gene encoding copper transporter 1A isoform X2 yields MSHDHMAHMMNMSGGHGAHDAHASHHDMDHSNMHATMPSSMDHSGMDHSSMDHSGMDHSGMDHSGHSMASSENACANMGMHGMSMVFHGGYCENVLFASWKVTSVSGLIGSMIGIMIMAALYEGLKYYREYLFWKMYNSLQYGSVTMPQEKNVITEDNRVVHMVGEVIHKQPPTMLSWMHTFQTFLHIVQIVLSYFLMLIFMTYNVWLCFAVVFGAAIGYFLFGWKKSVIVDVTEHCH; encoded by the exons ATGTCTCACGATCATATGGCACATATGATGAATATGTCAGGTGGGCACGGAGCTCACGACGCTCATGCATCCCACCATGATATGGACCATTCGAATATGCACGCGACCATGCCCAGCTCGATGGATCATAGTGGCATGGATCATAGTAGCATGGATCATAGTGGCATGGATCATAGTGGTATGGACCACTCTGGTCACTCTATGGCTTCCTCCGAGAACGCCTGTGCTAACATGGGGATGCACGGTATGTCG ATGGTATTCCATGGAGGATACTGTGAAAACGTGTTGTTCGCATCGTGGAAAGTCACATCGGTCAGCGGTTTAATAGGATCGATGATCGGGATCATGATTATGGCTGCGCTTTATGAGGGCTTGAAGTATTATCGAGAATATTTGTTTTGGAAAATGTACAATTCCCTTCAATATGGAAGCGTCACGATGCCTCAAGAAAAGAATGTCATAACAGAGGATAACAGAGTCGTGCA tatgGTTGGCGAAGTAATTCACAAACAGCC GCCCACAATGTTGTCATGGatgcatacatttcaaacgtTCTTACACATTGTGCAAATCGTGCTGTCGTATTTCCTTATGCTGATCTTCATGACTTACAATGTCTGGTTATGTTTTGCTGTAGTGTTTGGTGCAGCAATCGGTTACTTTTTATTCGGATGGAAAAAATCTGTCATTGTGGATGTTACAGAACATTGTCATTAg
- the Ctr1a gene encoding copper transporter 1A isoform X1, with product MLGLWKAFGKLMSHDHMAHMMNMSGGHGAHDAHASHHDMDHSNMHATMPSSMDHSGMDHSSMDHSGMDHSGMDHSGHSMASSENACANMGMHGMSMVFHGGYCENVLFASWKVTSVSGLIGSMIGIMIMAALYEGLKYYREYLFWKMYNSLQYGSVTMPQEKNVITEDNRVVHMVGEVIHKQPPTMLSWMHTFQTFLHIVQIVLSYFLMLIFMTYNVWLCFAVVFGAAIGYFLFGWKKSVIVDVTEHCH from the exons ATGTTGGGACTTTGGAAAGCGTTTGGAAAATTG ATGTCTCACGATCATATGGCACATATGATGAATATGTCAGGTGGGCACGGAGCTCACGACGCTCATGCATCCCACCATGATATGGACCATTCGAATATGCACGCGACCATGCCCAGCTCGATGGATCATAGTGGCATGGATCATAGTAGCATGGATCATAGTGGCATGGATCATAGTGGTATGGACCACTCTGGTCACTCTATGGCTTCCTCCGAGAACGCCTGTGCTAACATGGGGATGCACGGTATGTCG ATGGTATTCCATGGAGGATACTGTGAAAACGTGTTGTTCGCATCGTGGAAAGTCACATCGGTCAGCGGTTTAATAGGATCGATGATCGGGATCATGATTATGGCTGCGCTTTATGAGGGCTTGAAGTATTATCGAGAATATTTGTTTTGGAAAATGTACAATTCCCTTCAATATGGAAGCGTCACGATGCCTCAAGAAAAGAATGTCATAACAGAGGATAACAGAGTCGTGCA tatgGTTGGCGAAGTAATTCACAAACAGCC GCCCACAATGTTGTCATGGatgcatacatttcaaacgtTCTTACACATTGTGCAAATCGTGCTGTCGTATTTCCTTATGCTGATCTTCATGACTTACAATGTCTGGTTATGTTTTGCTGTAGTGTTTGGTGCAGCAATCGGTTACTTTTTATTCGGATGGAAAAAATCTGTCATTGTGGATGTTACAGAACATTGTCATTAg
- the LOC143426136 gene encoding uncharacterized protein LOC143426136, whose protein sequence is MSIMPLWPNLQPRATDPLWFNADRPCDDESEVAALEAEHQAWREHVRVQGYDHIPIGKTVSDFRGSEEEEEEEEEEEGEGEEEEESDTHEDEEEELDEIDMEVSYSHQQHTSSPTDTVTDPVSIRMVTTRTGHYT, encoded by the exons ATGTCGATTATGCCATTATGGCCCAACTTACAACCCAGAGCAACGGATCCTCTGTGGTTTAACGCTGATAGACCTTGCGACGATGAGAGCGAGGTAGCTGCACTCGAAGCAGAACATCAAGCGTGG AGAGAACACGTTCGAGTACAAGGATACGATCACATACCAATTGGAAAAACAGTCAGCGAC TTCAGAGGAtcggaagaagaagaggaggaggaagaggaagaagagggtgaaggagaagaagaggaggaatcGGATACCCATGAGGACGAGGAAGAAGAATTAGATGAAATTGATATGGAAGTGAGCTACTCCCATCAACAGCACACGTCCAGTCCAACCGATACAGTGACAGATCCAGTGTCCATCAGAATGGTCACCACACGTACTGGTCATTATACTTAA